In Paroedura picta isolate Pp20150507F chromosome 1, Ppicta_v3.0, whole genome shotgun sequence, the following are encoded in one genomic region:
- the FRMD8 gene encoding FERM domain-containing protein 8 — MEGDRLPLPPSLEERSQRSSISSTGPRTLDVVVYLINDTEVRLTVDNLPSATALELHRLVRDALRLPECALEVFSLWLVSPLLEVQLKPKHQPYKVCRQWHELLIRFTSNSEDEICEDEPSLQLRRNVFFPKRKELQIQDEGVLQLLYEEAKYNLLEGRYPCDPADCEMLGALVCRLTLGPYDPDRHTACFLKDKLDSFLPSHLCRRGHGLLSALWKRGARPPAYEQGLLHAYQTVPEDRACEENAALQKHYHAYLQKCHELPYYGCAFFSGEIDKPGQGFLHRAGRKAISVAISLEGVYIIDSKEKHVLLGLHFQELSWDHTFPSEEEHILWLEFDGENEGTAVNKLLKVYSKQAELMSGLIEYCIELNAATEGAAEDLAGSPAPPPEPQSPPARRQHPKLQRQNSVLCSRIQHLSTIDYIDDGKEIRRVKPRRTASFFGRQLSNAPASYSVVRGSENLEQG, encoded by the exons ATGGAGGGGGACAGGCTCCCTCTACCCCCGAGTTTGGAGGAGCGTTCCCAGCGAAGCAGCATCTCATCCACGGGACCCCGAA CTCTGGATGTCGTGGTGTACCTGATCAATGACACAGAGGTGCGGCTGACAGTGGACAACCTGCCTTCGGCCACTGCCCTTGAGTTACATCGTCTTGTCCGGGACGCCCTGAGGCTGCCAGAATGTGCCCTGGAGGTCTTTTCTTTGTGGCTGGTCTCCCCTTTGCTAG AGGTGCAGCTGAAGCCCAAACACCAGCCCTACAAGGTTTGCCGGCAGTGGCATGAGCTCCTCATCCGATTCACCAGCAACTCTGAGGACGAGATCTGTGAAG ATGAGCCGAGTCTGCAGTTACGAAGGAATGTATTTTTCCCAAAGAGAAAGGAGCTGCAG ATCCAGGATGAGGGCGTGTTGCAGCTCTTGTACGAGGAGGCCAAGTACAACCTCCTGGAAGGGAGGTACCCCTGTGACCCGGCAGACTGCGAGATGCTCGGAGCCTTGGTCTGCcggctgaccttgggcccgtATGACCCAGACCGGCACACGGCTTGTTTCTTAAA GGATAAGTTGgattccttcctgccttcccatcTCTGCCGAAGAGGACACGgcctcctttctgccctgtgGAAACGCGGGGCCCGGCCACCTGCCTATGAGCAGGGCCTGCTGCACGCCTACCAGACGGTGCCTGAAGACAGGGCCTGTGAGGAGAATGCTGCCCTGCAGAAACATTACCATGCCTACCTGCAGAAATGCCATGAACTCCCTTACTATGG CTGCGCTTTTTTCTCTGGGGAAATAGACAAGCCAGGTCAGGGCTTCTTGCATCGGGCAGGACGCAAAGCCATCTCAGTCGCCATCAGCTTGGAAGGCGTCTATATCATCGACAGCAAGGAAAAG CATGTCTTGCTTGGCCTGCACTTCCAAGAACTTTCGTGGGATCACACCTTCCCCAGCGAGGAGGAGCACATTCTGTGGCTGGAGTTCGATGGGGAGAACGAAGGCACGGCCGTCAACAAGCTGCTGAAGGTCTACTCCAAGCAG GCAGAACTCATGAGCGGCCTGATCGAGTACTGCATAGAACTGAACGCAGCTACTGAGGGGGCTGCTGAGGACCTGGCCGGCAGTCCGGCTCCTCCTCCCGAGCCCCAGAGCCCCCCCGCTCGCAGGCAGCACCCCAAGCTGCAGCGACAAAACAGCGTGCTTTGCAGCCGGATCCAGCACCTCTCCACCATAGACTACATCGACGATG GGAAAGAAATCCGGAGGGTGAAGCCCCGGCGGACTGCCTCCTTCTTTGGCCGCCAGCTGTCCAACGCCCCCGCCTCCTACTCCGTTGTGCGGGGCTCCGAGAACCTGGAACAGGGCTGA